gcttaggattttctctccctctctctctgcccctcccccaacatgtGGGcacttgcactctcaaaaataaaacttttagagaaaaatacattataGCAAGCAGTGtggaaaaagtctttaaaatactCTTGTTGGAAGTATTGTGTGACCTCCTAAGTGAAGGAGGTCAAGGGAGTGTTTTGGCATAGCTGCTCCCCAGAACTCCCATCCCCAATGCCCATTTTCCTAAGCTCACTCCCCTCTGTGAATAGAACATGACTGCTGCTCAGCAGTCTTGGCAGGGCCACAGGGGCCTATCAAACTACATAATTCACTATGGGAGGGTAATATGTTCAAGACAGTGGGGTATTTCCACTTTGATGAGAGACCAGAGGCTGCCAAGCAAACTTGTGTTTCACTTTCCTATGAGAAATGATATGTGAACATCCTTCATGCCAAAGTGAAGACAAAAGATCCAACTTTGAGTTGCAAAGTGGAAAACGCCAGTATACTTGTATGGAGGGTGTTGCCAGACAGAGTAAGGGATGCTCCTCTGATAGTTTCTGCCTTGACAGGTGATTGAAGCCTCAGATGTTGTGCTGGAGGTGTTGGATGCCAGAGATCCTCTTGGTTGCAGGTGTCCCCAGGTAGAAGAGGCCATTGTCCAGGGTGGACAGAAAAAGCTGGTACTTGTATTAAATAAATCAGGTGAGCAAAAGGGATGTTTTACGTTCCATATGCACTAGTGAGGTATGAGGAAAACATGTGAGCAGTCTGATTTTTACTGAGGACTGTTAAGATCCAACTCTGATCTCAGTAAAGCCAGTGCATATGGTCTTGTTGCCAAAGACCGTGCTGGGCAATGGGGTGGAGGTATTTTCTATGAGAGATCAATTGGTTTCAACTTTCTTTTTGACATTCATTACTTAGCACTTTGTCTTATTCAAGAGTGTAGGCTTCTGTACATAGCTTACTGTGCAGTATATTTCACATAGGAAGAGATGGCAGTATGACAGTATTTATGTGAAGTGCAGGTACGTACGGGTTTGAGCATCAGGGCCAGGAAAACCCAGAACAGAGACTTGGGAAGCAGAAAGTAATATTGGGATCCACAGTTACTGCTGGGGCCAGTAAACATGGCTGATATGTGAGAGTAAATTTTGGAAACATAGCCCTAGAGTTAGTAGGGTAATGATCTACAGGTTGACTTAATTCTGAAAGGGTGAGTAGTACAGAGGAGAATTGAAGAAATATAGAGGTATAGATACCAAAATCTGTTGAGATAAGGGCAGCATAGTGGGGAGCTTACCCTCTCCCCATCTTCCACTTAAATCTTTTGGAAAAAACTGAAGAGACAAACCAGAGTGAAATCCAGTTTATCAGATAGTGCATATTCCTATCAACAAAATTACCAAATTGGAGTATGTGTCTTATTCCTAATTCCTATTAGATTTGGTACCAAAGGAGAATTTGGAGAACTGGCTAAATTATTTGAAGAAGGAATTACCAACAGTGGTGTTCAGAGCCTCAACAAATCTGAAGGACAAGGGCAAGATAATCAAGGTACTCTTCACTGTTAGTGGTGGGAAGTATGGTTCTTTCAGATTTTGGATGGCTGAAATATGATGAGTGTACAAAatcttgattaaaaaatgagaactcaTAAGATCCAACTCTGATTTCATCCAGAGATAATCTGAAAGATAATAGTGTGATTTTAATAGCTGGGTTCTGGAACCAGATTGCTTGGGTTTTATCTGGTGAGTTATCAGAAGTAAACTTGgaattttatttagcatttgaaGTTAAAGAAGAGAGCTCCATTCAAAAATGAAGTCTGTGTTGGGAAAGAAGGCCTTTGGAAGCTTCTTAGAAGTTTTCAGGAGACTTACGGCAAAGCCATTCGGGTTGGAGTAATTGGTGAGTTTCAGTTCAACACATCTTACGTATTACCTCTTAAGTGCCGAGAATTTTTCCATGTTAACTGTGTGGGGTTGGTGCTTAATAAAGGGCTTGTTCAAACATTAGCTTCTTGCCCATTTCAGATGCACACAAAGAAACGTTAATTGCTGCCTATTTCAGTCTTTTGCCAGATGTGCACTGTAGGAAGTTGGCTTCTGAAAGCTCCCTAGTTTATTTGAATTAATCCTCCTACCCTTGATTTCTTGTGCAAGAAATGAAGATGCTAAGATTTGTCTTAGTGTTGAAATGAAGACACTCAGATCCAACTCTGATCTTGCTCTAAACATCAGGCAAACCTAAAATAAGGCAGTGGAAATTTGGTAATTACCAATATAATACATAATGCCTTTTGTTCTGTGGATTTCCCATTTGTAGGTTTCCCAAATGTGGGGAAAAGCAGCATCATCAATAGCTTGAAACAAGAACGGATATGTAATGTTGGTGTATCCATGGGGCTGACAAGGTAAAAGTGAGTTCTtaacataattataatattttatcatagaTGAgtcaatattttgttttcaatagcTTAAGGAAGACCATTCTTTCTTTAGAGGTGTCAGTGAAAGGAACAGGGTTAGGTTAGTGCTAGGTTTAGGGAAGAATGGATTAGAGTGGAATAGCTCACATCTAGTTTGAAAGACAAGCAAATAGATTGAGGGGAGGGGAAATCTTTatggcagaggaaacagcatgcaTTTAGGTCAACATATAGGCTATAGTGTAGTGTTTCTTTTTAGAAGTAGATGGAGCACCGTTAGGGTTTCAGAAAAACACGAAGCGAATGATGATAAACTGGATCTGACAGACTGTGTGCTGAGTTTGTTCAATCCAACCCTGAGCTTCGCGTTGTCTCTCATCCTTCAGGTAAACCAGTGCTCCCATCAGTTACCATCCCTCTTGTTCTAGGTGCATGCAGGTTGTCACCTTGGACAAACAGATCACAGTCATAGACAGTCCAAGCTGCATCGTGTCTCCGCTTAACTCTGCCAGCACACTTGCTCTGAGGAGTCCAGCGAGTATTGAAATGGTGAAACCAGTAGAGGCCGCTAGCGCCATCTTGTCCCAGGCTGATGCTCGACAGGTATAAGAACCTCTTCCCTTGagctccattttctctttcatcataAGCATTTAAGTGGGAGATTTTTCAAGGCTTTTTACACTGTATCAGATGAATgaaattttcagttttccttttttttttccttaaggtagTACTGAAATTTACTGTCCCAGACTTTAAGAATCCTCTGGAATTTTTTACATTGCTTGCTCAGAGAAGAGGACTGCACCAAAAAGGTGGAAGCCCAAATGTAGAAGGTGCAGCCAAACTGATGTGGTCTGAGTGGACAGGGTAAGACTCCTTTCTCTTGGCATTTTGAGGACCACATGGAATGAAGACCCCTGGTTTTTGACAAATCTTGTTTTTAATACTAGTGCCTCCTTAGGTTACTATTGCCATCCCCCTACATCCTGGACTCCTTCTCCACATTTTAATGAGGGCATCATGACAGACATGAAACAGGGCTTTAATCTGGAAGAATTGGAAAAGAACaatgcacacagcatacacaGTAAGCAAGGCTTGTGTTTGCTCTCTTCGTTGGCTGACAGGGCAGTAAAAGGTCTCTGTTTACATGGACTGTGTTCCTTCCCTAGGCATCAGGGGCCCTCGTTCAGCCAGGAGCATCCTTTTCCAGTCTTCAGGTCTAACAAATGGAATAATAGAAGAAAAGGACATTCCTGAAGAACTGCCAAGACAGAaacagcaggaggagggggaggaccaCAACAACCTTGACAGTGACCAGGAAAGTGTTGATGAAGAAGCTGATGTAAGTATGTTGCACACAAGTTGCTTAAGCTTGAGTGCATTTTTTAGCATTAATAATGTTTAACAAATGGGAAAGGGATGAAAGTAGAAATTAAACAGTTCATGAtagactaccaaaaaaaaaaaaaaaaaccaagaaaaaaacctAAGATTTAGTATTTAAGGTTTGCAATCATTAGTCttaattttgtgtgtctcatTACAAGTACCTTCAGAGTCTTTCCAGATGTGCAGTTACTTAGATTAATGAGCAGACAAGGGTTACTAATCTTGCACTGCTTCTTTGTCCCACAGGAAGAGAGCTTAGCCATGGTCCCGGCGGAAGAGACGTGGGCACTGCCTGAAGAGTCTCAAGCAGGTGGGTTGGTGGAGGGATTTACCAATAACAAAGCGGCATGGTATGGAATTTTAaccttaacttttcttttctccaatatAGATGAGTCAGCACAATCTTACATCTCAGATAAAATGGCTGAAGAGGAAGATGATGCTTATGACTTCAGTACAGACTATGTGTAACAACCTTGTCTTTTTAGAAGGTGTTTGTTGggttttgtggtttgtttgttttttttttacattttgagcAGACTGCTGAGCTGTTCTATTGTGTGTGATGTATAGTTTGTTGCTGTATGCCATAAGCCGtgtaaattttgtaaatatatatcatGGTacactcattctttaaaaatgaggcaATTATAAAGTGTCTGAATTCTATAGCAGCACCACTCTCTTAACAACTGGGTAGAAGTATAATCACCTGGAAGCAAACCATCAGACACCTATTGAAAAATGTAGGTTTCACTTTATTAACAGATCAGACCACAGGttaatattacaaaattaaaaccaaGCAGTAGTGTTGAACTAGCCGTACCATCCCTGTCAGTCCTTCAGTATGGCAGTAAGCAAACATTTGGTAAGGCAGATGGAGACATTTATAGCCTATCTGGGAAGCTGACTGCTAAACAGGGTAGTTCATCCTCTTTACCCAGCTGAAATGTCCCTCTTTCCATGGGTTGCTGCAGATAGGCATTGAAGCCTTGCAACTGTTAATTCCCACACATACTGTCTTCCAGGATTTCCTGAGAAATGCTTATAgcataaattatgttttattttgtatttgagatctCCATATGTCTTCGGATCAGGCTGAATTTGCCTGTGGGGTCTGGAATATACCATTTTTCCCAGACATCAGAATAGGAAGCAGTTCTTCCCCATGGCTTAAAGTGACCATTCCAATGAAGTAACTTGGCAGCCTTTACAAACTGGGGTGAATATCGTTTTCCAGCACTGGAACCTtacattgagaaaaaaagagccaaatgATTGTACCTAGTACTAGTCAGAAATAAGAATGCTACATCAAACTCCAGAAAACTTAAAGGGAACTGGATATATCCCATCCCTGAGGAAAGACACTTAAATTCTTTATTAGTTAGgcctttggttaattttttcAACTTACCGAGGTGGCGGACATTCCACATGGGGTCAATTGTAGAGTGCTGTTGATAAAATACGATCAACAGAGGTGGTGTTGTGGTGCTGCCAGCCAGTGTTCTGCTGTATAGTCCCTCTCTTGGGGGGACAAATGACAAATGTAAACTGTTAGTGGAGAATCCTTAAAAATTCCTCTTAAACAAGACCACCCGGGTTGAAATAAGCATCTTTACAGCATGGTCAGCTATATATACTTACTCTACGTTGAGTTTCATCCATTTTTCCAGCTGGTTGGTTATATTCTGTCTTTTCCATTCTGTCAAGTTTGCAACAAAAACTCCAGGATTAAATGAGCAGGTGCTGGCTTTCATGGAAAGTTTacgaattctttcttttttatagtcaAGATAGCCAATGTAATTATACTAAAACACAAATGGGATATATAGTAGGTTTATTGCTTCAAACAGAATAGATGTAACTGAtagccagttaaaaaaaaaaaaaaacctgcttatTAAACTCAGATTATTAGCAAAGGGGCTCTGTGTAAAGCAATGAAAAGTGAcatttgggggatgcctgggtggcttggtcagttaagcatccaactcttgatcttggttcaggtcatacggagcctgcttgggatgctctctctctctccctgcccttcctgcacACAtgtgcccatgctctctcttccccctctccaataaacatttttaacaaaaacagtGACATTTCGGATTCCAAATTAACAATAGGAACCTAGAATAAACCTACTAAGCCAGATGTTCAAGGAGAATCAGGTTGTTAAAATCATGAACCAATCCACAGAAAAGCGGCCTTGAATTTGGGGATGAACTGGGGAATGGGAAATGTAGCAAAAAGTAAAGGGCCCCTTGATTTTGCTGCCTCTCCCCATTACCCTGCAGTATAGAGAGTGGCGTGTCTATGTAAGATCTTGAATAAGTACTTTACCTGGTTCCCTGCTCCACGGATGACAACTTTGGTGGAGGCTGAGTCACAATCTTCTGAAAATGCAGCTGCATGCCCTGGCTTCAGTGGTGTATTGTAAAGGGTAAGAATATCCCCTGAAACAGACAAGGTGTAAGAtttagatttacttttttttttcttttaagatttacaCTTTGAGTTGCCTCAAGATGCCCACTCCTCCCACTTAGGATGACCTTTTATAAGATACCATAAATAAAACAATTGCTACCGCCCACACTCTGGATAGAGAACAGCACTAATGGTGACAGTCTTTGGTACCTTGCACAATTACATCATCATCCATATATATGGCCTTCTTTGCACTGGGAACCAGAATTGGCAAGTAGAACCTTGCGAAGGTtaactgggaaaggaaaaagaaagagccaTTGGCACAGGATTCATCAGTGACTATGCCTTTATTAGAAACTCCCAGAGTGCTCTCAGTACCCATGCAGGAGAAGACCGCTAAAGGTCTCTCAGAACTGCCCAACCTTGATCCCCAGGGAACCATACCCAGTTACCCAAGTATTCCAATCACTTCCTAACACAGTGGACTCCTGAAGAACTTGGGGTTTAGGGGCACTGGCCCCCTGCacaaaaatccacatacaactttTAAGTCTCCCAAAacttaatagcctactgttgaccttACCTATAACAGTCCATACATCTGGTATACATACTATATGCTGTATTAGAATAACGTAAGCTagggaaaaatgttaaaatcgtaagaacaaacatttatagtactgtatcgaaaaaaatctgcatataggTGGAcgcatgcagttcaaacctgtgttcgAGTCCACCAAACTCCCAAGTACAAATAAGGATGTATGGAACTCACTGGTTTTATGGATTCCCCCTGGTCAGGATCCTCCTTGACTTTCCCTTCCAAAAGTTTAGTGTCAAAATCCACAATTTTGTACCTGATGCTTTTCAAGGTACTGCTGCTGAGCCAGGACCTGATGAAAATAAAGCAccgaatttgttttaaataaccatgtccttggggcgcctgggtggctcagtcggttaagcacccaactttggctcaggtcatgatcttgcggttgatgggttcgagccccgcattgggctccgtgctcacagctcggagcctggcggctgctttggattctgtgtgtgtgtctctctctctgcccctcccctacttgcactctctctctctcaaaaatagataaacattaaagaaaaatttttaaataaccatgtCCCCAggaactcctgggtggctcagtcagttaagtgtccaacttcagctcaggtcacaatctcacgtcATGGTTCGTTaggtgtgctaacagctcagagcttggagcccacttcagattctgtgtctccctcactttctgcccctcccacacatgtgCGTGcgcgtgctctctttcaaaaataaacattaaaaaaaaattttttttttaattttttttttttttaacgtttatttatttttgagacagagagagacagagcatgaacgggggagggtcagagagagggagacacagaatctgaaacaggctccaggctccgagctgacagcacagagcccgacgcagggcttgaactcacggaccgtaagatcatgacctgagccgaagtcggccgcttaaccaactgagccacccaggcgcccctaaaaaatttttttaaataagtaactaTGTCCCCAAACTATATAGCCTTCTCTGTCTTCCAATGAGGGCATAATGTAGTTTAAGAGAAACCCTGGGGACCATATAGATGTCTTCAAGCCTCTTCtatgagccttggtttcctcatctacgTGAAGGTATGCCCATCAAAGTCCCTGCCTGAACCAAGATTCTGTGGTGATGGACAGTGCTCCCACCAGGCTCACATTCAGGATCAGTGCTGGAGAGAAACCAGTTGAGAACATCCCATCATCACACGGACCAATCAACTCTTGTTTCTCCAAATACGTGGTGAAGAAAAGTCAAAATATGATGGCAGTGAAAGCTAATTGTCGACAAAACTGGTAGTCAGCCTGTTCTTTTAGACTCATTAATTCACTGTAATGACTAATTCCTCCACCAGTGTCTAAGGTACTAACTCTAAGAAAGTCTGTGTTCTGTAAATAACTGCACATTTTTCCTGTAGTCTCTGCTAGTGCAgtatttctacattattttagATGGTTTTggactttttatttacttttttaaagtttatttttgagaccgagagagagacagagcatgagcaagggaggggcagagagagagagggagacccaaaatctaaagcaggctccaggctctgagctgtcagcacagagccggaggcagggcttgaacccacgagccacgagattgtgacctgagccaaagtcagacactcaacaaactgagccacccaagcgccccttggAGTCcttaaaatataggaaaaataataacaactttCACAAACTAAACAGGAACTATGGAGAAAGTCACAAGGACAGAAATGTTTTAGAACAGTGACAACTGTTAGCCTATTAAATAAGATGTTTCTTTGAATATCATAAATCTGAATTCAGAGCATTTTCAAGATCTGGATGACTTTATCAGATTAGGATTCTTTGATTAATCACAATTACAGTAAGGAACGTTTACTGACTATTatgttcttaatgtttttttatatattctcattttcaaCACAATAATCCTCTAAGTTGGACATTTTCACCCCAtacttagagatgaggaaatgggcTCCCAGGGGTTAAGTAATTCTCCCCAATCACTGGGCCAGGATCCGGATTCTCATCTATATGCTCACTTCACCACACCACCTTGCCATCGTTCCCCTGACCCATCCCACTCTAGAACTAACTACTCAGGGTGTGTCCATGAGATAAGGAACTTGTAACAGAATGTAAATCAACATATTGCTTCCTTCACTGAGAAACTATTACTAAAAAAAACCCTTGATTTAATAATGTGTGTATGACAGAATTAATTTACATCTTGGTACAAATTCCTTATATTCTTTGTCCTACCACAGGGATGTGTTTATGATACAATCACATGGAAAAACCTCTCATGTGCAGTTTTTAtgtggtatgatctcaattgtATAGAAGTATACACATATGGAAAAAAACATTCCTGGACTGGCAGCTGGCCTGTTCTAGAGCATCCTCTAGAAGCAGAATCATCAGGCAAGCAGAACTCACCGGAGATGGTCTGCTGTACCATTGAGCGTAACAATGTAAAACATCACATTGGAGCGAGTGTTGTGCTGAATGCTGTTTATGGCTGCAATGGCCCCCCCGAGCCTATCTTCAGATGCAGCGATGACCACAGGAATCTCCTCTTGTCTCCCGTCTACAGCTTGTCGGGGAACATTTGGGACAAAGTCTATGGGCTGAAACCCCACAATTCCTGAATCTGCAAAGAACACACACAAGGAAAGTATTGTGATACAAAACCTCATAAGCTTTTGATCTAGAGCCCAAGACATGATAAGAGGTAAGGTGAGGATTATACTTACTTCATTCTCCCCCCATTACAACATGAGGCAGATAGCCCAGAAACTCTGTGTTTTCCTATGTGTGACAAGGCTTTTGGAAaagtagaaacattaaaaaaaatattggtggACTGAATTCTGatacattactggtgggaatacAATAGAATCTTTCCAGAATGTCTTTTTAGCAATTTGTATCAAGAACCTTAAACAGGTACATGATCTCTGACCCAGTAATTCCCCTTGCCTCTCTTAAGTACAAATCTGAGAGGTAATCCAAAGTCACAAGTGTGTTTATAATTGTGAAAACCTAGAAACTGActaaaccatttttttctttttttaaaaaaaaattttttttttttaacgtttatttatttttgagacagagagagacagagcatgagcaggggagggtcagagagagagggagacacagaatctgaaacgggctccaggctctgagctgtcagcacagagcccaacgcagggcttgaactcacggaccgtgagatcatgacctgagctgaagtcggccgcttaaccgactgagccacccaggcgcccctaaaccattTTTTTCCAAACCATGAACTGTGTCCCATAAATACgcatgaaatcaatttagtgggtcACAATCAGAATTTGAGTAGAAAAGCAATTCCTGAATTGGAATAGAGCACCAAATCAGAAAAGTATCAgaccacacaccacacacagcaATTCTAAGTACTGTTTTGTAAACGTTCCTTTTTGCCTTTtacaatatatattcattcatttacattcaTTGGACACTGAGCATCtaatatgtgctaggcactggggtcATAGCCATAAGTAAAACACAAATCTCTACCACCACGAAGGGTAGATGGACAATAAGcaaatacacatgtatatttgggtgctatctaTAACATGTTATAGTGGGAATGCCATCAAAAAAAGGCTGAGTCACATTGTTCCAAGACTATTTTTCCTGTGGAAAACAAACTATGTggcattaaaattatatatgaagaATATCTACCATCATGGTGACTTGCTTCAGATATAATCACATGGAAAAACAGGTCATTGCAGTTTATATATTACATCATCTCATgacagaaaaaatacatacacagaaaaaaaaggcaggaaggtACTAAGCCAAAATTTTAGTAATAGCTGTATCTAGgcaatgaaataattttcaatgaaaa
The Panthera uncia isolate 11264 chromosome A2, Puncia_PCG_1.0, whole genome shotgun sequence genome window above contains:
- the GNL3 gene encoding guanine nucleotide-binding protein-like 3, which translates into the protein MKRPKLKKASKRMTCHKRYKIQKKVREHHRKLRKEAKKQGRRKPRKDPGVPNSAPFKEALLREAELRKQRLEELKQQQKLDRQKEQEKKRKLETNPGVKASNLEPVNEEFGQLKAKNKAKAGKQNPKKLYCQELKKVIEASDVVLEVLDARDPLGCRCPQVEEAIVQGGQKKLVLVLNKSDLVPKENLENWLNYLKKELPTVVFRASTNLKDKGKIIKHLKLKKRAPFKNEVCVGKEGLWKLLRSFQETYGKAIRVGVIGFPNVGKSSIINSLKQERICNVGVSMGLTRCMQVVTLDKQITVIDSPSCIVSPLNSASTLALRSPASIEMVKPVEAASAILSQADARQVVLKFTVPDFKNPLEFFTLLAQRRGLHQKGGSPNVEGAAKLMWSEWTGASLGYYCHPPTSWTPSPHFNEGIMTDMKQGFNLEELEKNNAHSIHSIRGPRSARSILFQSSGLTNGIIEEKDIPEELPRQKQQEEGEDHNNLDSDQESVDEEADEESLAMVPAEETWALPEESQADESAQSYISDKMAEEEDDAYDFSTDYV
- the GLT8D1 gene encoding glycosyltransferase 8 domain-containing protein 1 isoform X2: MSFRKVNIIVLVLVVVLFLLVLHHNFLGLSSLLRNEVSDSGIVGFQPIDFVPNVPRQAVDGRQEEIPVVIAASEDRLGGAIAAINSIQHNTRSNVMFYIVTLNGTADHLRSWLSSSTLKSIRYKIVDFDTKLLEGKVKEDPDQGESIKPLTFARFYLPILVPSAKKAIYMDDDVIVQGDILTLYNTPLKPGHAAAFSEDCDSASTKVVIRGAGNQYNYIGYLDYKKERIRKLSMKASTCSFNPGVFVANLTEWKRQNITNQLEKWMKLNVEEGLYSRTLAGSTTTPPLLIVFYQQHSTIDPMWNVRHLDLKTGKGCSWLNEGP
- the GLT8D1 gene encoding glycosyltransferase 8 domain-containing protein 1 isoform X1 — encoded protein: MSFRKVNIIVLVLVVVLFLLVLHHNFLGLSSLLRNEVSDSGIVGFQPIDFVPNVPRQAVDGRQEEIPVVIAASEDRLGGAIAAINSIQHNTRSNVMFYIVTLNGTADHLRSWLSSSTLKSIRYKIVDFDTKLLEGKVKEDPDQGESIKPLTFARFYLPILVPSAKKAIYMDDDVIVQGDILTLYNTPLKPGHAAAFSEDCDSASTKVVIRGAGNQYNYIGYLDYKKERIRKLSMKASTCSFNPGVFVANLTEWKRQNITNQLEKWMKLNVEEGLYSRTLAGSTTTPPLLIVFYQQHSTIDPMWNVRHLGSSAGKRYSPQFVKAAKLLHWNGHFKPWGRTASYSDVWEKWYIPDPTGKFSLIRRHMEISNTK